The Streptomyces sp. M92 nucleotide sequence CACGGGCCCGCCGCTCGACTGGCGGCGGGCCCGGACGGCCACGGGAGACAGCGGCCCGCGGGTCAGCCGACCGCCTTCTCGATGCGCTCCGCGGTGGTCTTCCACGCCTCGTCACGCGAGTCGCCCTGCTCGATCAGGGTCAGGCCCTGGGAGAAGAGGTCCTTGATCGTGCCGTCCTTGCGGCCGAGGACCTGCTTGTCGGGTATCTCCTGGGCGGCGGCGCCGAAGATCTGGCCGATCGGCGCGTCGCTGAAGTACTCCGACTTGGCGTTCTTGACGTCGGGGGACTGCAGCGCCTGCTCCGAGGAGGGGATGTTGCCGATCTCCTTGAAGATGTGGGCCTGCTGCTCGGGCGCGGTCAGCCAGGCGACGAGCTTCTTGGCCTCCTCCTTGACCGGGCTCTGCTCGATCACGCCGAGGAAGGAGCCGCCCCAGTTGGCGCCCTTCGGGGCCCGGGCGACGTCCCACTTGCCCTTGTTGGCCTCACCGGCCTTCTCGCTGATGTGGCTGAGCATCCACGCCGGGCACACGGCCGTGGCGAACGTGCCGTTGGCCAGGCCCGGGTCCCAGCCCGGCTGGAACTGGCGGAGCTTGGCGGTGAGCCCTTCCTCACCGGCGTCGGCGGCGAGGTTCCACGCCTCCTTGACGGCGGGGTTGGTTTCGTGGATCAGGTCGCCCTGCTCGTTGTAGTACTGCTCGGGGTAGCCGTAGACCATGGCGTTGAACAGGCCGCTGGCCGCGTCCATGTAGGCCACGTCGTCGCCCTTGAAGTCCTTCTTGAAGGTGCGGCCGACCTCGACGTACTTCTTCCAGTCGCCCGCCCACAGCTTGGCGACCTCCTCGCGGTCGGTGGGCAGGCCGGCCTGCTCGAAGTAGTCCTTGCGGTAGCAGACGGCCATCGGGCCGATGTCGGTGCCCAGGCCCAGCACCTTGCCGTCCTCGGTGCTGATCTGCGACTCCTTCCAGGGCAGGAAGTGGTCGGTGCCCGCCGTCTTGGAGAAGTCGGCGAACTTGTCCGCCTGCGTCTCGGTGATCTCCTTGGCGCGGCCGATCTCGATGCCCTGGATGTCCTTCAGGCCCTTGCCGGCGGCGAGCCTGGTCTGCAGCGCGGTGTAGTACGTCTGCTCGTCACCGGCGATCTCGGCCTGGATGTCGACGTCCGGGTTCTCCTTCTCGTACTTCTCGAGGAGGCCCGTCTCCTTGATGCCCATCACCCCGTACATGCCCATGGTGATGACGGTCTTGCCGTCCTTCTTGCCGCCGCCGGTGACCGAGTCGTCACCGCTGCTGCAACCGACGACGAGTGACAGCGCGCCGACGGCCGCGACCGCCGCCACCGCCCTCGTGCGCAACGAACCGAGACTGCCCATGGATCTCCTCCTAGCGACGGCGCTCACACATGGAGTGGGAACGTGCCCAATTTGGTGGGCACGTTCCCACCCGGCGCAGTGAAGACTCGTGGGAGCGCGCCCATCTGTCAATGACTTGAACACAAGTTGCCCGTGAGTCCGAGGCCCCGCGTTCGCCTCCCGGTCCCCGAAGTCGCTCCGCGCAGGGCGGCGTCTGCAAGAATTGCCGCTGGTCACCTCCGCGGCAGGCATCGCCGCCGCGGCCGCCGAGGGGGGAGTACATGACCGGAGACCGCCGTCCCACGATCAAAACGGTCGCCGCCCGTGCCGGCGTGGGCCGCACCACCGTCTCCCGGGTCGTCAACGGCTCGGATCTCGTCAGTGCCGACGCACGGGCCCGCGTGCTCGCGGCCATCAAGGAACTCAACTACGTTCCCAACTCGGTCGCGCGCGGCCTGGTCACCAACCGCACCGACGCCGTGGCCCTGGTGATCCCGGAATCGGAGAGCAGGCTCGGGTCGGAGCCGTTCTTCGCCGCGCTGATCCGCGGCGTCAGCGGCGCGCTCGCCGACAGCCGGACCCAGTTGCAGCTGATGCTCGTCCGTGACCAGGCGGAGCGGGACCAGTTGACCGAGTCGGTGGCGACCCGCCGCGTGGACGGTGTCCTCCTGGTCTCCGTGCACTCCGAGGACCGGTTGCCGGGCATGCTGGAGGAGATGGGTTTGCCCACCGTGCTGGCCGGCCGCCGGGACGCGGGCGAGCGGCTGAGCTACGTCAACTCCGACAACGCCGGGGGTGCCGCCGCGGCGGTCCGGCACCTGCTCGGCAGGGGCCGGAGGAGGATCGCCACGATCGCCGGGCCGCTGGACATGGACGTCGGCCGCAGCCGACTGACGGGCTGGCGGAGGGCGCACGAGGAGGCGGGGCTGCCCGCCGGGGAACTCCTGGTCGAGGCGGGTGACTTCACCGAGGAGGGCGGTAGGCGGGCCATGCGTTTGCTTCTTGAACGCGTGCCGGATCTGGACGCGGTCTTCGCCGCCTCCGACCTCATGGCGGTCGGTGCTCTGGCCGAACTCCGCGAGCGGGGCAGGCAGGTGCCCGGGGACGTCGCCGTCGTCGGGTTCGAGGACTCCGTTCTCGCCCGCCACACCGATCCGCCGCTCACGACGGTGCGTCAGCCGGTGGAGGAACTGGGCCGGACCATGGCCCGTATCCTCACCGACATCACGCGGCACGGCGCACCCCGGCAGCAGACGACGCTTCCGACGGAGTTGGTGGTGCGCGAGTCGTCCTGACGCTCAGCCGAGCCGGTCGGCCAGATCGGCCAGGCCGTCGGCGTACAGGTCGAAGCGGTCCGACGAGGCGGGCGGGTCGCCGACGGGTCGGGCGACGTAGGCGGTGCGCAGGCCGAGGGCCTGTGCACCGCGCAGGTCCCAGGCGTGGGCGGCGACCATGAGGAGCCGGTTCGGCGGTCGGCCGGACACCGTGACGGCCAGCCGGTACACCGCCGGGTCCGGTTTGTAGCTGCGGGCGTCCTCGGCGGACAGCGCCTGGTGCCAGCGCAGTCCGGCGTGGGAGTTGAGCTGGAGCAGCGCCGTCCGCCCGGCGTTGGAGAGGCCGATCAGCGGGAACCGCTCGGCAAGCCGGGCGAGCCCCGGCACGGTGTCGGGCCAGGGCGGGAGCCTGCGACCCGACCGGGCCAGTTCCTCGACGGCGGCCGGATCGTGGACTCCGGCGGCGTCGGCGACAAGCCGGGCGGCCTCCAGATCGAGGACGTCGCTGGTGAGGTAGGGCCGGGCACCGTCGAGGACGCGGCGCTGCTCCCGTTCGACGTGGCGCTGCCACAGTGCGAGCAGTTCCTCGGCCCCGGCCTCGTCGACGGACGGGGCCAGCGCGCGGATTCCGGCGCGGATGCCGGCGGGTTCGTCGACGAGCGTGCCGAGCACGTCGAGGACGAGGGCGTCGATCTCCAGTGGTTGCATGGCAGAGGGCTCCCGGAGGACTACGAGGGTGCGGTGGTGGCAGTAGTGCCAACATCGCCGGGAGCCGACCGGATTCCTGCCCATGCCGAAACGACCGGACCGGGGCCGTGGAACGGTTCACCCCGCGTCGGGCAGCGCTCCCGGGCACTCGCCGTCCTGCGCCTGCCGCGTGGCGCGGCGCGCGTTCTCCTCGCGTACGGCGTCCAGCCAGCGCCACGGCCTCAACTCGTCCAGGGTGAGGCCGGGGCAGGCGAGTTGGTGAGGGATGCGGCAGGCCGAGCCCGGCGGGGGCTCGCTCAGTCCTCCGTTCCAGGCCTGCCCGCCCGGGTCGACGTGCCAGCGGTGCCCTGCGGGGACCAGGTGGGCGGGGACGGTGAGCCCGGGTTCGAGCAGCACGTGCTGACCGGTGTAGGTCAGGCGGCGTTCACCGGTCAGGCCGCAGTACGGGCAGACGGGCCGGGCAGGAGGCTCCGGCCCGGTGGCTCCGTCTTGTACGGCTTGCCTCCGGTCGGCGCTCTCCCAGGAACGCGGAGCGTCGACGGGTGACTGCCGGCTGCTGTCGGGGCCGGGCAACGGGACGAGTCGCGGTTCGTGTGTATCCGCCATGAAGGTGAGGGTGCGGCGCGGGCCGGAGGGCGGGTAGGGCGCAAAGCGGGCGCAAGGGCGGCATGGAGGTAGACCGGACGGGGCTCACGGACCCCCCGAATACCCGAATAACTTGCGTTTCACGTGAAACCGGACGGCACCCGCCGGAAGCGGCCTCGGATGTGCGGCAACGCGTCGCCGGGAGCGGCGGCATCTTCGCTCCCGGCTCGCTCCGGCCCTGCGCGTACCCTCAGGCGCCGACCGGTGAGCGCGGCTCGCGCCGCATGGCCCACAGCACCGGCCCGCCTCCCGGCAGAGCGAACTCCTCGCGCACGGTGAAGCCGAAGTGCTCGTAGAACCCGAGGTTCGACGACTTGGAGGACTCCAGGCAGACGGGCAGGCCCGCCGTGTCCGCCTTGGCCAGCCCCGAGCGCAGCAGGGCGGCTCCGTGTCCCCCGCCCTGCGCGGCCGGGTCGGCGCCCAGCACCGCCAGGTACCAGTGCGGTTCCTGAGGAGTGTGCCGGCCCGCGGCCTCGACCGCGTCGCGGAACAGCCCGGCCCGGTCGCCGAGGATGCTCACCAGTTCCTGGATCGTCTCCGCGTCGGGCACGGCCTGCGCCTGGCCCTCGGGCGGCACCCAGAAGGCCGCCGCGGCACCCGTACGCTCGCAGACGCCGTGGCGGACGTACTGCCGGGTGAAGATCGTGGTGAAGTAGCGGCCCAGCGCCTCCTGGCGAGAGGAGACGTCGGGGAAGAACCAGCGCATCATGGGGTCGTCGTCGAAGGCACGGGCCAGGGTCGCGCTGACCGCTGCGGCGTCGTCCGGCGTCGCCGTCTCCGGAGTGCTCGTTATCGGCATGAGGCCATTCTGCCCGACAGTTGATCTTGACGGTCCGGCCGGTACCCGGCTGACGCGTGTGCGCCTGGCAGACTGGCGGACGTGACAGCGCACGAGACGGTACACGCACCCGCGTTCGCGCAGCTGATGCGGGATCAGGACGCCACCGAATCCGTACGACGGGATCTCGGGGAGTGCTGGGCGACGGTCATCAACGCCGGGGGCGCGGTCGTGCCCATGGGCTGCCCCCTTCCGCCGGTCTCCCCGCGGCAGCTGGAACCGGCGGTGGACGCGATCCTGCGGGGGCTCGCTCCACAGCGCGGTCGATTGCTCCTGGCCTCCGTCGGGGACGCTCTCGCGGGCTGGGTGCTGCTGCGCCGCGAGGCGCACGCCCTGGAAGCGCACTGCGGAACGGTGAACCACCTTCAGACCCACGTCCGTTTCCGCGGTACGGGCGTCGGAGCCGCCCTGATGCGCCGGCTCCCCGCGATCGCCCGCGAGGAGATGGGCCTGGAACGGCTGCGGCTCACGGTGCGGGACGGTCTGGGCCTCGAGGACTTCTACCGCGGGGTGGGCTGGTCCGAGGTCGGCCGGTGGCCGGGCGCGCTGCGCGTGGCGCCCGGCGACGACCGCGACGAGATCCTGATGAGTCTCGCGCTCTGACCCGGCGCTCAGGGCCCTGCCCCGCCCCGGTCAGTCACCCATGACCGCCACCAGCACCGCGCTGTCGCCGAACCTCCAGACCGGCGCGACATGACGGAAGCCGGCCCCGGCCAGCAACTCGGCGTGCCGCTCCAGCGCGAGGTCCTCGCCCCGCCCGCTCCCGCCGTGGGCCTCGTGGCGCCGCGCACGCTCGGCGTACAGGTCGGCGAGCTCCGGGTCCCGCGCGGCCGCGCCCCACCACGCGTGCCAGTCCTCGTGGGCGTGGCCGCCGGTCCGCTCGGCACGGCGCCGCCCCACGTGCGCCGTGATGGCCGCGCAGGAGGCGTCGCCGGGCGGGAAGTGGTCGCCGTTGACGAGTACCCCGCCCGGGCGCAGCAGGGCGGCAAGCCGTCGGTAGGTGTCCAGCAGGACCGGTTCGGGGAGGTAGTGCAGGGCCGTGGTCGAGACGGCGGCGTCCAGCGGGCGGTCCAGCCCGAGGGCGTCGGTCCAGCCGTCGGCGCCGATCACGGTGTCCACGTAACGGGCGGCGTCGGCGTGGTGGGTCCGCCCCAGCTCGAGCAGCAGGGGGTCCATGTCGGCGGCGACGATCTCCGCCTCCGGCAGGCGGCCGACGAGCCTGGCGGCCAGGGAGCCCGGACCGCACCCGAGGTCGAGCAGGAGCGGGCGGGGGCGGCCGGCGGTGACGTACTCGACGACATCCGTGATCACCGTGAACCGTTCTTCGCGGTCCACGGCGTAGCGCTGCTGCTGCCGCTCCCAGCGCTCCACCCACGTCCCGGCCACCGCCATGCTGATGCCCATCTGGTCGCGCCACCTCTTCCGATCCGCACCCGTCGTGGTCGGGTCCGAATCTACAGGTGGAAACGGTTATCAGTTGCCTCATCGGTCGCCGGTTCACGCCAACGAGGCGAGTACGCCGTGCAGGCGGTCGATCTCCTCCTCCGTGTTGTACGCGTGCACGCTCACCCGCACCGACCCCTTCCCGTCTTCCGCGCCCGCCTGGCAGAGACTGTCGGCGCGCACCATGAAGCCGTGGCTGTAGAGGATGAATCCGAGGTCGTCCGAGGGGATGTCGCGGTGCCGGAAGGTGACGATGCCGTGGCGCCGCTGGTCCCCGGGAAGCACGGAGTCGGCGGCCAGGCTGGCGGGGCAGCCGAGGACGTCGTACGCGTCGAGGTGCCGCAGCCGGTCGGTCAGCCGGGTCGTGAGGCCGGCCGTCCAGCGGGCGATCCGGTCCACTCCGGCCCGGTCGAGCCAGTCCAGCGCGGCCCTTAACGAGACGATGCCCACCGTGTTGGGCGTACCCTGCCAGCCACCCGGCCGGAACACGGGCCCGCGCGCGTTGCGCGCCCACACCGCCCCCGAACCGGGCAGGGCCATCGCCTTGTGCCCCGAGAAGACCACGAAGTCGACGTCCAGCGACGGGTCGGCGAGGTCGACGGGCAGATGGCCGACGCTCTGGGCCGCGTCCAGACAGATCGGCACGTCCGGGCCGACCGCCGCGCGGATGCGGTGCACGTTCATGTCACCGCCGTAGACGTGGTGGACGTGGGTCGCGGCCACGAAGCGGGTCCGGGGACCGACCAGGCCGCCGAGCGCACGGTGGTCGTAGTCGCCCGACACCGTCTGGTACGGCAGGGCGCGGACGCGCACCTGAACACCGCGTTCGGCCAGCGACTGCCGGGCTTCGAGCCACGGGTCCAGGTTGGCGCGGTGGTCGGCGAACGGCACGAGGATCTCGTCGCCGTCGGAGAGGTACGGCACGAGCCAGTCGCGGGCCACGGTGCGCAGTCCCTCGGTGGTGCCGCTGGTGAAGTGGACGGTGGAACGGTCCGGTTCCGGATCGTGAAGGAACGCCTTGACCCGCTCCCTGGTGTCCTCCACGAGCCGGGTGGTCTCGTTGGCCCAGGGGTAGGTGCCCCGGCCGGCGTTCGCGTTCGACGTCGTGAGATAGGCCTGGGCGGCCTCCAGTACGGCCCGCGGCTTCTGGGAGGTCGCCGCGCTGTCCAGATAGGCCGACTCCGGGTGGGCGGTGACGATGGGGAACTGCTCCCTCAGCTCCCGCTGCCACATGTGGTCCTGGGCGGCCGGGAACGGGTGGCCGGCGCTCACTCGCGCACCAGCGGCGCGCCCGCGTCCCGCCAGGCGACGATCCCTCCGGCCAGGCTCCGCACGTCGGGGTGGCCCATGCGGGTCAGCAGCGCCGCGTGGCGCAGCGACTTCTCGCCCACCGGACAGGCCAGCAGCACCGGTGTCCGTTTACTGAAGGGAAGTCCGCCGCGGACGAGTTCCTCGAACAGCTCGTCGACGATGTTGACCGAGCCCTCGATGTGCAGGGCCGCGTAGGCGTGCGGGCTGCGCAGGTCGACGACGAGCGGCCGGGGATCGCTGTCGGCGATCCAGCGGCGGGCGTCGTCGACGCTCACGGAACGGGCGTTGGCCCGTACGTCGTCCTCGGTGAGCCCGGCGAGGGTGGGCACCCGGCTCGCCCTGCCCAGCAGTCCGGGGCGTCGAGCGCGCACGTAGCTGAGGTAGCTCTCGGCCCGGTCGCACACGATGAACACCGCGGTCTCCCGGCGTCCCGTCCCCTCCAGTGCCTCGTCGGCGTCCCGCAGGTGCCGTACCGCGCCCTGGTAGGCGGCGCCCCCGGTCGGCCCCGACAGCAGTCCGCAGCGGCGGATCAGGGTGAGCATCCCGTCGATGGCCTCGCCCGAGGTGACGGACTCGATCGTGTCGTACGTCGCGGGGTCGAACAGGCCCACCTGGTGGACCTCGTCGATGGTGCGGATGCCCGGAATGAAGTCGGACTTGTGGGCGACCAGGCCGAGGACCCGCACGTCCGGGTCGTGCTCGCGCAGCACCCTGGCGACGCCGGTCGAGGAACCGGCCGTGCCGACACAGGCCACGAACCAGTCCGGAGCCCGCCCGTCCAGGTCCTTGACGATCTCCGGTCCGGTGCCGGAGGCGTGGGCCTCGACGTTGCGCGGGTTGAAGTACTGGTCGGTGTGCAGGTAGGTGCTGCCCGGCTCGGTGAGGGCCTGGTGGAAGTGGGTCAGCGGATCGTCCGTGTCGGTCGGGTCCAGGCATTCGCTGCGCCCGGGCAGCTCCTCGATCTCGGCGCCCAGGAGCAGGAGCAGTTCCTTGATCTCCGGTACGCGCATGCGGTTGGTGACGCTCTTGAACTTCAGGCCGTGCATGCCGGCCAGCAGGGCCAGCGCCTTGGCGGTGTTGCCGCTGGAGAGCTCGACGACCGTCCCCTCGCCGTCGCCCGCGCCTTCCAGGTGGGGGCGGGCCATGTGCCAGGCGGGACGGTCCTTGACGGAGCCGAACGGGTTGAGCATCTCCAGCTTCGCGTACAGGTCGATGTGGCGCAGGCCGTGCACGGCGGGGTCGATGCGGACGAGCGGTGTGTTGCCGATGGCGTCCGTGATGCTGTCGTACCTCATGCGGGCGTTCCCCCCGGGTGTGTGATCGGCCAGTAGTCCTCGTCCGGGCACCAGCGCCAGGAGTCGCCTTCCTTCTCCACGGCCACGGTCCGCGCCGACGGCTGCCGCTGCGCGTGGTGGGCGTGGAAGTCCATCGCGTAGCCCGCGGTGTTGACGAAGGCCAGCACGTCACCGGGGCGCGGCAGTCTCGGGAGGAACACGAGCCGACGGGTGATCAGGTCGGCCTCCAGGCACAGGTTGCCGACCAGGTGGACGCCGACCGGGGCCTCCGGCTCCGGGTCGCCGCCCGGGCCGTCCCCCGGCGGGTCGCCGCGGGACAGCAGCACGGGATCCATCAGCACTCCGTGCTCCTCCAGGCTCACGTCTCCCGCGTTCATGCCCAGACGCACCAGGTACGGGTCCGGGCCCGCGCCGGTGCCCCGGACGTCCAGCACCCGTGCCAGCGACAGTCCGCACTGGTCGACGAGGGAACGGCCGGGTTCGATGTGGAGGTCGTGGAGGTGCTCGAGGAGGAGCCTGCCCGACTCCCGGCCCAGGACCGGCGCCGGGAGCGAGAGCAGCTCGTCGAGGTAGCCGGGGCCGGCGTCGGGGCGGTGGCCGGGGTACAGGGCGACGGACCCGCGCACCGTGCCGCCCTCGTTGCGCAGCCCGTAGCCGTGGCCGCGCCAGGTCAGGGGCGGGCGGCCGCCGAGGACCGCCTCGCTGAGCGCGGTGGTCCAGCGCTGCCACTCCCCCGCGTCGGCTACGTAGCCGACGCCGAAGCCGCCGCCGATGTCGACGGCACGCGGCGCGAGGCCCCGCTCGCGGCAGGCGTCCATGAGCAGCACGCACTGTTCCAGGGCACGGACCTTCTCCTCCAGGCCGGTGGTGTCCAAGTGATAGGCGAGACCGGTGAGTTCCACGGCGTCCGAATGCCGCTCCAGGGCCGACCAGAGTGCCCGCGCGTCCCGCACGGGTGTTCCGAAGCGGCTGCGCCGGGACAGCAGGCGGGTGCCCGCTCCGTGCTGGCCGGCGGTCGACTCGAAGCCGGACAGGCGCGCCAGCACACGGACCCGGCCGAGCCCGTGGGCGCGTACGAGAGAGGCCAGTTGCTCCAGCTCACGCGGCGAGTCCAGGTTCACCGTGGCACCGACCCGGGCCGCCAGCCACAGGAACTCCGGGTCCTTGGGACCGGTGGCCATGACCCGGTCCCCGGTGAAGCCGCAGCTCAAGGCATGCCGCAGCTCCGCGAGCGACGCGACGTCGACTCCGACGGCCGCCGGGTCCTCGGCCGCCAGTCTGCGCACCAGGGCGCTGGAACGGTTCGCCTTGTGCGCGAAGTAGAGCCGGCCGGTGAGACGGTGGCGGCGGTAGACGGCCCGGAAGCGCGCCGCGTTCTCGGCGACCGTCTCGGGCAACAGTACGTTGAGCGGAGATCCGAGGGCGTCGACGAGTGAGTGCAGGAACGGTGCGGCGCCCAGCAGTGAGGCGAGCGGCGGTTCCACCCGCGGCCTCAGATATAAGGGCACGTCCACGAAAGACCCCTCCCCGTGTCGGCCGACCGTCGTTTCGACGACCGTTCGGGAGTAGTCGTTTCCAGGTACACGCTCCGCTAAGCCTCGGTTCCGGTCGGTGAGCAGGCCTCGGCGATCGAAAGGCTGTTCTCGTACAGGTGATGCCGGGTGATCCTGCCGCCCTCGACGGTGAGGCGCAGCGCGAACGGGCCCTCGAAGGACTTTCCCGTGGCACGTACCGTTCCGGAGAGGTAGCCCGTCAGGACGGCGTCGGTGCCGTCGACGAGGAAGGCGTCCACACTGGCGTGCGCGTCCTCGGGCACGGTGTGGGCCGTCAGCTCCTCGGACTGTGCGGCACATTCGGCGGCCGTGGAGCGCGGCCGGATCCAGGGGACGGTGGGGTTGTCCGCCAGCAGCCAGTCGACCTCGTCGGCGAAGAGTCCGGCGAGGCGATCGGTGTCGCCGGCGAGCCGGGCGGCGAGGAAGGCCCGCACGACGGCGCGGGTCGCCTCGGTGGTCGCAATCGTCGGATCCGCGGTGGACTCGGGGGACACCGGCATCGTCTTCTCCTCTTCGGATCGCGGCGGCTCCCGGCGGCTGTCCGTCGGGGCCACGCCGATGCCCCGATCCTGCCGGGGCCGTGGGAGGGCGGTCGATTACCCCGGAGGTAGGGCCGCGGACGGTGGGCCGACGGTCAGGGTTCGAGCGGCGGGAGTCCGTCCAGTCCGGTCTCGCGCATGATCCGGTCGACGGTCCCGGCGAGTGTGCTGTCGGCGCCGATGACGGCCTCGACGCCTTCGCGGAGCAGATCGCGCGGCCGGTACCACTCACGCAGTCGTGCCTCGTCGACCTCGTGCGCGTTCGGCTTGGTGGCGTGCCGCGCCAGGGTCTCGTCGAGCGGTACGTCCAGGTAGTAGCCGTGGGTGGGGCCGCGGTGGTCGGCGCGCAGGCGGGCCAGCATGGCGCCGTAGTGGTCGGCGTACAGGATGCCCTCCACCACGACGTGGTAGCCGGCGTCCAGGGCGTAACGTGCCGTCTGCTCGATGAGGCCGATGTTCGCCGCTCCGGGCCGGTCCCGTTCCCGGAGGACGGTCCGGCGGAGGTTGTCCTGGCCGACCAGGGCGAGGCCACGCCCGAATCTGCCGCGGACACCGGCCGCGACGGACGACTTGCCCGAGGCGCTGTTGCCGCGCAGCACGACCAGCCGGGTCTCTTCCGTGCCCACCCTCATCCGCGGCACGCTACCGGCAACCGCCCCTGGCCGATCCGCCGTCGCCCGGGGCGACGAAGCCGCGGCCGCTTGCACCCGAGTGGAGCAGCGGGGGAGCGTGAAGCGTTTCCGCACGGGCCGCCGTTCGTTGAGGTCGGCATGATCAAGAAGCTCGCCTGTGCCTCCGTCCTGGCCACCGCCCTCCTCGCGGCCGCGCCCGCCGCCGAGGCGGCCCACGAACCCGCCCTCTCCTCCGAAGTCCCCGGCGGACCGCTCCTGAACAGTCTGCTCGGTTCTCTCGAGATCGGACATCCGGCCACCTCCCCCCAGTCGCTGCTGCCCGAGGGGCTCGTCGGCAGGTGACGGGGTACCGCGCCGAGCGTGGTGGTGCCTAGTCGCCCCTTCGGCCTCGGATCAGCCGGTTCACCGTTCCGGTCCACCGGCTGATCCCGGCGCCGCCGGGCCGCGGCAGCCTTCCCGCAACCGGCGTCCGCCGGCCTCCAGGGAGTCGTCCGATACGGGGACGCCGAAGTGAGGCGGGGGAGCGAGAGGCGCGCGGGCGTGGCCGTGCTGAGCGGGCGGGCCCTGGTCTCCGCCGCGGCCACCGCGCAGGCCGACGCGCGTACCGCCGGAGCTCCGGACGTCATCGCGCACCGGGGCTCCTCCGGAACGGCCCCGGAGAACACCGCGGCCGCCGTCGACCTGGCCGTCGAGCAGCGCGCCGACTTCGTCGAGATCGACATCCCGCGCACCAAGGACGGCAGGCTGGTCGACCTCCACGACCGCACCATGGAACGCACCACCGACATCGAGGAGGTCCACCCCGGCCGGGCCCGCTACCGCGTCTCGGACTTCACCTGGGCCGAGCT carries:
- a CDS encoding ABC transporter substrate-binding protein, translated to MGSLGSLRTRAVAAVAAVGALSLVVGCSSGDDSVTGGGKKDGKTVITMGMYGVMGIKETGLLEKYEKENPDVDIQAEIAGDEQTYYTALQTRLAAGKGLKDIQGIEIGRAKEITETQADKFADFSKTAGTDHFLPWKESQISTEDGKVLGLGTDIGPMAVCYRKDYFEQAGLPTDREEVAKLWAGDWKKYVEVGRTFKKDFKGDDVAYMDAASGLFNAMVYGYPEQYYNEQGDLIHETNPAVKEAWNLAADAGEEGLTAKLRQFQPGWDPGLANGTFATAVCPAWMLSHISEKAGEANKGKWDVARAPKGANWGGSFLGVIEQSPVKEEAKKLVAWLTAPEQQAHIFKEIGNIPSSEQALQSPDVKNAKSEYFSDAPIGQIFGAAAQEIPDKQVLGRKDGTIKDLFSQGLTLIEQGDSRDEAWKTTAERIEKAVG
- a CDS encoding LacI family DNA-binding transcriptional regulator — protein: MTGDRRPTIKTVAARAGVGRTTVSRVVNGSDLVSADARARVLAAIKELNYVPNSVARGLVTNRTDAVALVIPESESRLGSEPFFAALIRGVSGALADSRTQLQLMLVRDQAERDQLTESVATRRVDGVLLVSVHSEDRLPGMLEEMGLPTVLAGRRDAGERLSYVNSDNAGGAAAAVRHLLGRGRRRIATIAGPLDMDVGRSRLTGWRRAHEEAGLPAGELLVEAGDFTEEGGRRAMRLLLERVPDLDAVFAASDLMAVGALAELRERGRQVPGDVAVVGFEDSVLARHTDPPLTTVRQPVEELGRTMARILTDITRHGAPRQQTTLPTELVVRESS
- a CDS encoding haloacid dehalogenase type II encodes the protein MQPLEIDALVLDVLGTLVDEPAGIRAGIRALAPSVDEAGAEELLALWQRHVEREQRRVLDGARPYLTSDVLDLEAARLVADAAGVHDPAAVEELARSGRRLPPWPDTVPGLARLAERFPLIGLSNAGRTALLQLNSHAGLRWHQALSAEDARSYKPDPAVYRLAVTVSGRPPNRLLMVAAHAWDLRGAQALGLRTAYVARPVGDPPASSDRFDLYADGLADLADRLG
- a CDS encoding DUF6083 domain-containing protein, coding for MADTHEPRLVPLPGPDSSRQSPVDAPRSWESADRRQAVQDGATGPEPPARPVCPYCGLTGERRLTYTGQHVLLEPGLTVPAHLVPAGHRWHVDPGGQAWNGGLSEPPPGSACRIPHQLACPGLTLDELRPWRWLDAVREENARRATRQAQDGECPGALPDAG
- a CDS encoding GNAT family N-acetyltransferase; protein product: MPITSTPETATPDDAAAVSATLARAFDDDPMMRWFFPDVSSRQEALGRYFTTIFTRQYVRHGVCERTGAAAAFWVPPEGQAQAVPDAETIQELVSILGDRAGLFRDAVEAAGRHTPQEPHWYLAVLGADPAAQGGGHGAALLRSGLAKADTAGLPVCLESSKSSNLGFYEHFGFTVREEFALPGGGPVLWAMRREPRSPVGA
- a CDS encoding GNAT family N-acetyltransferase is translated as MTAHETVHAPAFAQLMRDQDATESVRRDLGECWATVINAGGAVVPMGCPLPPVSPRQLEPAVDAILRGLAPQRGRLLLASVGDALAGWVLLRREAHALEAHCGTVNHLQTHVRFRGTGVGAALMRRLPAIAREEMGLERLRLTVRDGLGLEDFYRGVGWSEVGRWPGALRVAPGDDRDEILMSLAL
- a CDS encoding class I SAM-dependent methyltransferase, which translates into the protein MGISMAVAGTWVERWERQQQRYAVDREERFTVITDVVEYVTAGRPRPLLLDLGCGPGSLAARLVGRLPEAEIVAADMDPLLLELGRTHHADAARYVDTVIGADGWTDALGLDRPLDAAVSTTALHYLPEPVLLDTYRRLAALLRPGGVLVNGDHFPPGDASCAAITAHVGRRRAERTGGHAHEDWHAWWGAAARDPELADLYAERARRHEAHGGSGRGEDLALERHAELLAGAGFRHVAPVWRFGDSAVLVAVMGD
- a CDS encoding aminotransferase class V-fold PLP-dependent enzyme — protein: MWQRELREQFPIVTAHPESAYLDSAATSQKPRAVLEAAQAYLTTSNANAGRGTYPWANETTRLVEDTRERVKAFLHDPEPDRSTVHFTSGTTEGLRTVARDWLVPYLSDGDEILVPFADHRANLDPWLEARQSLAERGVQVRVRALPYQTVSGDYDHRALGGLVGPRTRFVAATHVHHVYGGDMNVHRIRAAVGPDVPICLDAAQSVGHLPVDLADPSLDVDFVVFSGHKAMALPGSGAVWARNARGPVFRPGGWQGTPNTVGIVSLRAALDWLDRAGVDRIARWTAGLTTRLTDRLRHLDAYDVLGCPASLAADSVLPGDQRRHGIVTFRHRDIPSDDLGFILYSHGFMVRADSLCQAGAEDGKGSVRVSVHAYNTEEEIDRLHGVLASLA
- a CDS encoding pyridoxal-phosphate dependent enzyme, which produces MRYDSITDAIGNTPLVRIDPAVHGLRHIDLYAKLEMLNPFGSVKDRPAWHMARPHLEGAGDGEGTVVELSSGNTAKALALLAGMHGLKFKSVTNRMRVPEIKELLLLLGAEIEELPGRSECLDPTDTDDPLTHFHQALTEPGSTYLHTDQYFNPRNVEAHASGTGPEIVKDLDGRAPDWFVACVGTAGSSTGVARVLREHDPDVRVLGLVAHKSDFIPGIRTIDEVHQVGLFDPATYDTIESVTSGEAIDGMLTLIRRCGLLSGPTGGAAYQGAVRHLRDADEALEGTGRRETAVFIVCDRAESYLSYVRARRPGLLGRASRVPTLAGLTEDDVRANARSVSVDDARRWIADSDPRPLVVDLRSPHAYAALHIEGSVNIVDELFEELVRGGLPFSKRTPVLLACPVGEKSLRHAALLTRMGHPDVRSLAGGIVAWRDAGAPLVRE